From a single Raphanus sativus cultivar WK10039 chromosome 3, ASM80110v3, whole genome shotgun sequence genomic region:
- the LOC108843937 gene encoding putative AC transposase — MASSSFNNQQTDVAMECEDQEYQETSAYPNVTSGEASQANKGKKLVVPRSQVWEHFTRTKETRDKCTCHHCHKIFSCASKSGTSNLKQHLNICKEHQSWLSGQTKNQQKIGKEGNLKLSRVSETVFKEACNELVVLAELPLAFIESKAFKHFCDKVNLYQPHSRRTATRNIVEMFVKKKAALKNLLQTSKQRVSLTTDIWTAQVTGASYMVITAHFIDQSWQLNKLIIGFKYVVDHKGQTIANVLLACLEDWGIEKLFCITSSRLTTLVTEVWVLKFDA; from the exons ATGGCATCCTCATCATTCAATAACCAACAAACTGATGTTGCAATGGAATGTGAAGACCAAGAGTACCAAGAGACAAGTGCTTATCCAAATGTAACATCGGGAGAAGCCTCTCAGGCGAACAAAGGGAAGAAGCTGGTTGTGCCAAGGTCGCAAGTGTGGGAGCATTTCACCAGAACCAAAGAGACCCGAGACAAGTGTACTTGTCACCACTGCCACAAGATATTTTCTTGTGCATCGAAGTCGGGAACTTCTAACCTGAAGCAGCATCTGAACATCTGCAAAGAACACCAATCATGGTTGTCTGGTCAGACAAAGAATCAACAAAAGATTGGTAAAGAAGGAAATCTGAAGCTATCTAGAGTTTCAGAGACGGTTTTCAAAGAAGCGTGTAATGAATTGGTGGTATTGGCAGAGTTGCCACTTGCATTCATTGAAAGTAAAGCTTTCAAACACTTCTGTGATAAG GTTAACCTCTATCAACCTCACTCAAGAAGGACTGCGACCAGGAACATTGTCGAGATGTTTGTCAAGAAGAAAGCTGCATTGAAGAACTTACTCCAAACAAGCAAACAAAGGGTTTCCCTTACCACTGATATTTGGACTGCTCAAGTGACAG GTGCAAGCTACATGGTTATCACAGCACATTTCATTGACCAATCGTGGCAGCTCAACAAGTTGATCATTGGCTTCAAGTATGTGGTCGATCACAAAGGTCAGACCATTGCTAATGTTCTTTTAGCCTGTTTAGAAGACTGGGGAATTGAGAAGTTGTTCTGCATCACG